The Watersipora subatra chromosome 1, tzWatSuba1.1, whole genome shotgun sequence genome has a window encoding:
- the LOC137400021 gene encoding ras-related protein Rab-24-like, which translates to MAGSKVDMKTVLLGKEYTGKTCLVQRYLHSKYNDNANYQATVGAAFAAKRMVINGKSLVMGIWDTAGSERYEAMSRIYYRGAKAAIVCYDLTDRSSFDRVRFWVQELRKNEMDCRIYLCATKKDLVDDGSAKRQVDIHDATDYADEFHAHLFETSSKTGENIDKLFYKIAEDFLSSKSQLPLASSGIHIDEAEAPRKSRCRAC; encoded by the exons ATGGCTGGAAGTAAGGTGGATATGAAGACTGTCCTTCTTGGAAAGGAGTATACAGGGAAAACTTGTCTTGTGCAAAGATATCTGCACTCTAAATATAATGATAATGCAAACTACCAAGCT ACGGTTGGTGCTGCCTTTGCGGCTAAGCGGATGGTTATAAACGGAAAATCTTTAGTCATGGGTATATGG GACACGGCAGGAAGTGAGCGTTATGAAGCTATGAGTCGGATTTACTACAGAGGAGCTAAGGCTGCGATAGTCTGCTATGACCTCACTGATAGGTCCAGTTTTGACCGAGTGCGATTTTGGGTGCAGGAGTTGAGGAAGAATGAAATG GATTGTAGAATATATCTTTGTGCAACTAAAAAAGACCTTGTCGATGATGGTTCTGCGAAACGACAAGTTGATATTCACGACGCAACAGATTACGCGGATGAATTTCATGCTCACTTGTTTGAGACATCAAGCAAGACAGGAGAGAATATAG ataaattattttacaaaatagcAGAAGACTTCCTATCATCAAAATCACAACTTCCTCTTGCTT CCTCTGGCATACATATAGATGAAGCCGAAGCTCCAAGAAAGTCTCGATGTCGAGCGTGCTAG